TGCTCCACATCGCCCGATAATCGGCGATCGGCGCCGGGCCGTTTGGCACGGGGTCGCGGTTGCGCACGCGCTCATCCTTGGGCGAATCGGAGAGCAGGCGAGTCACGCCCTTGTTGTACCAGTCGTAGGACCAGGTCAGCCCGGTCAGGGCGGCCAGGAGATAGAACACCAGGCACCAGGTGCCCGCGACCGAGTGCAAGTCCCAGTTAAAACTGCGACCTTTCTTGGCCCAGTCAAGGGTCAGCCAGGCGCGCCAGTTTTTCCATTGTCGCGGCCAACGCAGGTACAGCCCGGACAGGCAGAAAAAAATCAGGATCAGCGTGCAGGCACCGGTGATCTGCCGGCCCACGTCGTCCAGGGTCAGGACGCGGTGCAGGCGCAGCACCAGGCCAAAGAAGTCCTGGCCCACCACATCGCCCATGAACTGTGCGTTGTAGGGATTGAAATAACGCATCGGCCCGCGTTTCTCCCCGGGCGGAGCCGTGAAGATCGCCCGTGCGGCATTGCCGCTATCAGTGTCGACCCAGAGCATGTTGACGGTCTTGCCGGACGCGGCTTCGATCTGTTCCACCAGTTCAGCGGGCGGCAGGACGCCCGCCGGTTGCTTTTCAACCGTCAGCACCTGCGGGTTCAGCGCCCGCAGGATCTCGTCCTGAAACGACACCACCGCACCGGTAATGCCCATCAACGCCAGCACCAGCCCGGCGCTGACGCCGAAAAACCAATGCAACTGGAACAGGGTTTTTTTAAACACGTTGCTCGCCTTGTTCATTCAAGATTGTTCGTCACGGCGTGCATTATGCCGTGTGTTATCGAGAACCATTCATAAACACACCTAAAAGCCCCGATCATTTGCATGAGCGGGGCTTTTTTGGCCTGCTGCGTTCCTTTGTGGCGAGGGAACTTGCTCCCGCTCGGCTGCGCAGCAGTCGTCATCCTCGGAGGGCTCGCTTCACGGCCTAGCGGGAAGAGCGCACGCGTGACGCTGGTGGTGTCAGTGCTAGCGTAGTTGCGGGAAATCGCGCGTTCCAAGGATCGTTCGGGGCCGGATTGGACAGCGAAGTACAGTTGTTTCCGCGCGCTTTTTTAAGCGTTTACTTAATGGCGCCATTCCTGGCGGAAGCTATTCAAATGATCGGCAAGGACGGCTGATTCCCTCAGGAATGTCAGGATAACGGTCTCGAGCTCTGCGGAGGTGCCATGGTTGTTGAGGTTCAGAAAGTGGCCGATGGAGCCGGACAGCTGGCTGATTTCGTTGCTATAAGCTTCTCTTAACGGTGGAACCGATTGTGCTTCGACCAGCAGTTGGTGGCGATTCCTGAGCACACCGAGCTCTTTCTGGGTGAGCGCCGATGTCTCGCGATGCCGATCCAGCTGTATTTGTAGTTGGTGCCTGGCTTCGATCAGGTTGTCATATTTGATGCTGCCGACGACGAGGCCAAGCAGTTTGCCTGCCACGTCTACACCCTGTCGAATGAGCTTGAGTTGTGGCGGGGATAGACTCATTAAGCCAAGGGTACCGGCCGTAAGCAGCAGATGCTTGATTAGCGAAAAGCCATTGGTCGATTCGAGCAGCTTGATGCTCTCGTTCAGTTTCGTTTCTTGTACAACCAGGCGTCGTATCGTCGTTTGTTCAGTGCCCGCCCGTAACTCGTTCTTGTTGATAGTGTCGTCCAGTTCTCGGGTCCGGTGCTCATTGTCGCTGAGCGTGACAGCGTTCAGGCTCGTCAGGCTTTTATCGAGTGCGACCACGTGTCTATCTGTTTCAGACAAGGCGTCGTCGATGAGTTGCTTGATTTCCTGGCTGAAACTTTCAATAGCTTCTTGCTCTTCGGGTGTGGGGTTTTCCCGAAGCTTTTCAATCGCGCCGTGCAACCGCACTATTTGGTTCGCTTGCAACGCAACGGGAATCTGAGTAGCGGCGCGTTTCGCTTGGTCGTCGGTGTTGCTGAGCGCTTTGCGAAGTGCAGTGAATTCATCAGCGAGGGCCGGAATGTATAGATTGCTCAACATACTGATCTTGTGATTGAGTTGGGCGCGGTAAGCCTGGATCTCTTTAATATCCGGTAAGGTATAACCGGTTTCGGTCTCAATGGAGTGAGTGCGGGACATTGCGTAATTCTCGAAAGTGAGGGGCAGGAGCGCTGAACTGAGAGAGAGAGTTTGCAGGGGCGTGGGTTTAAAGGGGCCGAGGGATAAAGTTTCATTGGTGGCGTTGTTGAAAGCCGTCAATAAATCATGCGCTTGTTCTTTGATGCGCGTCCAGTTATACGCCATGGTGCTGAGCCGAGCGGCAAAGGAGACCAGATACATTGCATTTGTCACGCCGTTCACCCGGCTGCAGGAAGTATCGATATAAGTCTGGATAAGTTCCCACAGGCTTTCGAGGTTCGAGGAACTGCCGGCGGCGCTTTCCACGCGAGCTTTCAGCTCATGCATATCTGTTTCGAGTGAGTTTAAATGCGCCAAGAGCTTATGGTTGGTTCGGAGCGTTTCCTCGATAGTTCGCCGTTCATCTATTAACTCTTGCTGG
This genomic interval from Pseudomonas alvandae contains the following:
- a CDS encoding alpha-xenorhabdolysin family binary toxin subunit A, producing the protein MSTLDDTPIASRAFNTLTTQFMGAVSGTLPGVEREKGLLVTHDDIRNIKRYIMRGLSLPTNAAEIEQIYKYDQLNVNGLRSADMQVLYTSIKDHSETWSKIETGMKTVGSDLHVFADNLIFISNEIIKYLNTIPSFISGAGKIGHLSPEEIENLPEIQLTPEELPRSYNLPGLTDQLKELIEERSKSTHTVKAQITQFKDAINHSIKPALDLKLALINSQDFGEDTIRQNEQLLVLSERIKGRQVEIESYSKKKWWGLVGGLPGLVVTATVFGKKAQRARRYQQELIDERRTIEETLRTNHKLLAHLNSLETDMHELKARVESAAGSSSNLESLWELIQTYIDTSCSRVNGVTNAMYLVSFAARLSTMAYNWTRIKEQAHDLLTAFNNATNETLSLGPFKPTPLQTLSLSSALLPLTFENYAMSRTHSIETETGYTLPDIKEIQAYRAQLNHKISMLSNLYIPALADEFTALRKALSNTDDQAKRAATQIPVALQANQIVRLHGAIEKLRENPTPEEQEAIESFSQEIKQLIDDALSETDRHVVALDKSLTSLNAVTLSDNEHRTRELDDTINKNELRAGTEQTTIRRLVVQETKLNESIKLLESTNGFSLIKHLLLTAGTLGLMSLSPPQLKLIRQGVDVAGKLLGLVVGSIKYDNLIEARHQLQIQLDRHRETSALTQKELGVLRNRHQLLVEAQSVPPLREAYSNEISQLSGSIGHFLNLNNHGTSAELETVILTFLRESAVLADHLNSFRQEWRH